CAATGAGTTGGCTGGGAATGCACAATATTGGCTCGGAGAGGTTCATTTTGCCATGAATAATTACTCAAAAGCATCCGTGGCATTTTTAACTGCTTATAAAGATTATCCCAAAAACTCAAAACGTCCTGACAGCCTTTTAAAATTGGGTCAGTCACTTTCTAAACTTGGCAAAAAGAAAGAAGCATGCGCAACGTTTCAAAAGCTGTTGACAGATTTCCCGACGGCTTCTTCTGCTCTTCGAAAAATGGCTCAAACAGAAAATTCTAATAATGGATGTACGCCTTAAGCCATTATCCATCAAAGAAGCTGAATTTGAACGTTTAATGGAGAAGGTCGGTCCATTTGAATCTTCTCCGTCCTTTGCTATTGCTCTTTCTGGAGGAGTTGATAGCCTTGCTCTCGCTCTTCTTTTAAAAAGATGGATAAAAAAGAACTCTGGCGTGCTTTTTTCTTTAACAGTTGATCATGGCCTTCGCCCTGAAGCATCTCAAGAAGCTCAGCAGGTGTCGCAATGGATGAAGCAGCATTCAATTCCTCATACGATTTTGCAGTGGAGAGGACCAAAACCCAAGACGCATCTTCAAGAAAAAGCACGTCTTATGCGACATGAGCTTCTTGAAAGCTATTGCCGGGACAATAAAATTCAGCATCTTTTTTTTGCGCATCATCAAGCAGATCAACAGGAAACATTTCTTTTAAGATTTCTTCAAAAAAGTGGAATAGATGGTCTTTCTGGAATGGCTTTTGTGAGAGAAACCCCGTTTGTTCGAAAATTGCGGCCCCTTTTAAAAATTTCTAAAGAAAGGTTTTATGTCACTTTAGAAGAATTTCAACAGCCTTTTATAAAAGATCCAAGTAACCAAAATTTGAAATTTCGTCGCGTTCAACTTCGAGAGCAAAAAGAAGACTTTGACGCTCTTGGAATTTCAGGAGACGTTATTGAAACACTCATTGAAAAAAGCTCTTGGGTGCGAGAAGCTCTTGAAAAAGAAACGATCAAAGCTCTTTTTGAAGCTGTCTTTGTGTCTGAATTAGGATACGCAAGCCTCGATTTGAAAAAATTCAGAACATTTTCCTTTGAAATTGCACGGCGGGTTTTAGAACGCATTATTTTTATGATTGGAGGAAAGCCCTATGCGGCTCGATCAGCGAGCCTTCTTCCCCTCGTGAAACTTTTTCAAACAAATTCTCCAGAATCTTTCATTAAAACTTTGAATTCTGTGCTCTTGAAGAAAAAGCATGATATTTTATTTGTTATGAAAGAGCCATGCAGATCTTCAGAAAAATATTCATTTTCTAAAATTAAAGAATTGTCTAACAATCAAGGGTTTTTTGTTTGGGAGGATCGGTTTTTAGTTAAAATTAAGGATATTTCATTATTGGGAAACAGATTTCTCAAACCTTTAGGAAAAAAGGGGATTCTTTTCTTAAAAAAAGAAGGTTTTTTAACAAAAGAAAGAAAATCAGACAATAATG
The sequence above is drawn from the Pseudomonadota bacterium genome and encodes:
- the tilS gene encoding tRNA lysidine(34) synthetase TilS; translation: MDVRLKPLSIKEAEFERLMEKVGPFESSPSFAIALSGGVDSLALALLLKRWIKKNSGVLFSLTVDHGLRPEASQEAQQVSQWMKQHSIPHTILQWRGPKPKTHLQEKARLMRHELLESYCRDNKIQHLFFAHHQADQQETFLLRFLQKSGIDGLSGMAFVRETPFVRKLRPLLKISKERFYVTLEEFQQPFIKDPSNQNLKFRRVQLREQKEDFDALGISGDVIETLIEKSSWVREALEKETIKALFEAVFVSELGYASLDLKKFRTFSFEIARRVLERIIFMIGGKPYAARSASLLPLVKLFQTNSPESFIKTLNSVLLKKKHDILFVMKEPCRSSEKYSFSKIKELSNNQGFFVWEDRFLVKIKDISLLGNRFLKPLGKKGILFLKKEGFLTKERKSDNNDLPLDIHDTILETLPSLWENEKLLSVPHLGWGMLFWQESGLESLKNSFFPKNSLAPFPIHVNFMENNF